A window from Citrus sinensis cultivar Valencia sweet orange chromosome 3, DVS_A1.0, whole genome shotgun sequence encodes these proteins:
- the LOC102620168 gene encoding WUSCHEL-related homeobox 11 — protein MEDQSQDANNNSPSRGSAERSTEPVRSRWTPKPEQILILESIFNSGMVNPPKDETVRIRKLLEKFGSVGDANVFYWFQNRRSRSRRRQRQLQASLAGEQRNNNIQQAQASSAAGAIQYEINSNCAAAALPMGFAATSPATFGSTPCTNFVAGSSSFCGVMGGGDGVETLYSVSGQMGFQEVVDQNSSVTSMLCPSESSNLQYQTGFITVFINGAPTEIPRGPIDMKALFGQDVVLVHSSGVPIPTNEFGFLMQSLQHGESYFLVSRPA, from the exons ATGGAAGATCAAAGCCAAGATGCTAATAATAACAGTCCAAGTCGTGGCTCAGCTGAGAGAAGTACTGAACCAGTGAGGTCAAGATGGACTCCAAAGCCTGAACAAATTCTCATACTTGAGTCCATCTTCAATAGTGGCATGGTTAATCCTCCTAAAGATGAAACTGTGAGGATAAGAAAGCTTCTTGAAAAATTTGGTTCTGTTGGTGATGCTAACGTTTTCTACTGGTTCCAAAACAGACGTTCAAGATCTCGCCGCCGACAACGCCAGTTGCAAGCTAGCCTTGCTGGGgaacaaagaaataataatattcagcAGGCACAAGCCTCTAGTGCAGCTGGTGCAATtcaatatgaaattaatagtaattgtGCGGCTGCTGCTCTGCCTATGGGGTTTGCTGCTACTTCTCCAGCTACCTTTGGTTCCACTCCATGTACTAATTTTGTTGCTGgctcttcttcattttgtggAGTTATGGGTGGTGGTGATGGAGTTGAAACCCTATATTCAGTGTCTGGCCAAATGGGTTTTCAAGAAGTAGTTGACCAGAACTCTAGTGTAACATCAATGTTATGCCCATCAGAATCATCAAATTTGCAGTACCAAACTG GATTTATCACAGTTTTTATCAATGGTGCGCCAACAGAAATTCCAAGGGGACCAATTGACATGAAAGCTTTGTTTGGCCAAGATGTAGTTTTGGTCCATTCCTCTGGCGTGCCAATAccaacaaatgaatttgggtTTCTAATGCAGAGCTTGCAGCATGGTGAAAGCTATTTCCTG GTTTCAAGACCAGCATAA